The following coding sequences are from one Shewanella violacea DSS12 window:
- a CDS encoding FAD-dependent monooxygenase translates to MKILIVGAGISGLSLARRLDDSTHEYTLIERTPTWSCDGAGICLPANAVAGLDKLGLKQKLLQSAHQVKAVSYVKPNGKIISSASLLEEPFNQQPFLALPRVKLLELLRQGMETKVRFGVSVKQINQYDEIADVEFDNGDSELFDLVVAADGINSQTRHMSFENPELEDLGVTNWRFLIEQDTQGLDPTYYLGSDNLFMRYPMPDNKVYCYAHILDETGKFESIKDKKAWLRRRFSGFDSKVVSAIECLEADTPVIQGRLKSVTCRDVYSGKVVLIGDALHGCPPTLQQGVGMGLEDAHCLADLLKTHKTTKTLLPAFKAQRLAQISWVIDESNRVIRLAGKGRTFIGRIMRNMVLRKTGPANVNGWRKLLLWDKDKAETP, encoded by the coding sequence GTGCCGGGATTTGTCTGCCTGCCAATGCCGTTGCCGGTTTGGATAAGTTAGGTTTAAAGCAGAAACTTCTACAGTCAGCTCATCAAGTTAAAGCCGTCAGTTACGTTAAACCCAATGGGAAAATTATATCGTCTGCTTCATTATTAGAAGAGCCTTTCAACCAGCAACCATTTCTGGCATTGCCGCGAGTTAAACTGCTGGAGTTACTGCGCCAAGGTATGGAGACCAAAGTCAGATTTGGTGTCAGCGTTAAGCAGATAAATCAATATGATGAAATAGCAGATGTTGAGTTCGATAATGGAGACTCTGAGCTATTTGATCTTGTGGTTGCTGCCGACGGCATAAACTCACAAACTCGGCATATGTCATTCGAGAATCCTGAATTAGAAGATCTGGGTGTGACAAACTGGCGTTTCTTGATTGAGCAAGACACACAGGGACTGGATCCGACATATTATTTAGGCTCAGATAACTTATTTATGCGTTATCCCATGCCTGATAACAAGGTCTATTGCTATGCACACATACTGGATGAAACGGGTAAGTTTGAGTCGATAAAAGATAAGAAAGCCTGGTTACGTCGACGTTTTTCAGGTTTCGATAGCAAGGTTGTCTCTGCTATCGAGTGCTTGGAGGCTGATACACCAGTTATACAAGGCAGGTTAAAATCTGTGACTTGTCGTGATGTCTACTCAGGCAAAGTTGTCCTTATAGGCGATGCACTACATGGATGTCCGCCGACACTGCAACAAGGTGTTGGTATGGGTTTAGAAGATGCACATTGTCTGGCTGACTTGCTCAAGACCCATAAAACCACTAAGACCTTATTGCCAGCATTTAAAGCACAACGTTTAGCGCAGATCTCTTGGGTTATCGATGAATCTAATAGAGTCATTAGACTGGCCGGAAAAGGACGCACATTTATCGGCCGTATCATGCGTAACATGGTACTCAGAAAAACCGGTCCGGCGAATGTGAATGGCTGGCGTAAGCTTTTACTTTGGGATAAAGATAAAGCTGAAACTCCTTAA